In Pyxicephalus adspersus chromosome 12, UCB_Pads_2.0, whole genome shotgun sequence, a genomic segment contains:
- the LOC140341798 gene encoding endoribonuclease Dicer-like has product MAGLQLLTPASSPMGPFFGLPWQQEAIHDNIYTPRKYQVELLEAALDHNTIVCLNSGSGKTFIAVLLTKELSYQIRGDFKKTAKRTVFLVNSVSILIMTCHVFLHVLKSESLSLSSINLLVFDECHLAIQDHPYREIMKICDSCQTCPRILGLTASILNGKCDPSDLEEKIQKLEEILKSNAETATDLVVLDR; this is encoded by the exons ATGGCAGGCCTGCAACTCCTGACCCCAGCCTCCTCACCCATGGGCCCTTTCTTTGGGCTGCCCTGGCAGCAGGAGGCTATCCATGATAATATTTACACTCCCAGGAAGTATCAG GTGGAGCTGCTTGAGGCAGCTTTGGACCACAATACTATAGTGTGTCTGAACTCTGGCTCAGGGAAGACATTCATTGCTGTACTACTTACTAAGGAGCTGTCCTATCAGATTAGAGGGGACTTCAAAAAAACCGCCAAGAGGACAGTATTCCTGGTCAACTCTG TCTCG atCCTCATCATGACCTGCCACGTCTTCCTGCACGTTCTCAAGAGCGAAAGCCTGTCATTATCGAGCATTAATTTGCTGGTGTTTGACGAATGCCATCTCGCCATTCAGGATCACCCATATCGGGAAATCATGAAG ATCTGTGACAGTTGCCAGACATGTCCGAGGATCCTTGGGCTGACCGCTTCTATCCTGAATGGGAAATGTGACCCTTCTGACCTGGAGGAGAAGATCCAGAAACTGGAGGAAATTCTGAAGAGTAATGCAGAGACTGCGACAGATCTGGTGGTGTTAGACAGGTAA